The following proteins are co-located in the Phocoena phocoena chromosome 1, mPhoPho1.1, whole genome shotgun sequence genome:
- the SEMA6C gene encoding semaphorin-6C isoform X2, with product MPREPRFMPLLLLLLLLSLPHTQAAFPQDPLPLLTSDLQGISPLSWFRGLEDDAVVAELGLDFQRFLTLNRTLLVAARDHVFSFDLQAQEEGEGLVPNKYLTWRSQDMENCAVRGKLTDECYNYIRVLVPWDSQTLLACGTNSFSPVCRSYGITSLQQEGEELSGQARCPFDATQSNVAVFAEGSLYSATAADFQASDAVVYRSLGPQPPLRSAKYDSKWLREPHFVHALEHGDHVYFFFREVSVEDARLGRVQFSRVARVCKRDMGGSPRALDRHWTSFLKLRLNCSVPGDSTFYFDVLQALTGPVNLYGRSALFGVFTTQTNSIPGSAVCAFYLDDIERGFEGKFKEQRSLDGAWTPVSEDRVPSPRPGSCAGVGVAALFPSSRDLPDDVLTFIKAHPLLDPAVPPATHQPLLTFTSRALLTQVAVDGMAGPYSNTTVLFLGSNDGTVLKVLPPWGQSGGPEPILLEEIDAYSPSRCSGKRAAQTARRVTGLELDTEGHRLFVAFSGCIIYLPLSRCARHGACRRSCLASQDPYCGWDSSRGCVDIRGPGGIDVHPAGNQESMEHDDCQDGATGSQSGTGDSAYGVRRDLPAASVSRAVPIPLLLACVAAAFALGASVSGLLVSCACRRAHRRRSKDIETAGLPRPLSLRSLARLHGAGPEPQPTSKDGGGAQTPQLYTTFLPPPEGVTPPELACLPTPESTPELPVKHLRHAGGPWEWNQNGNNAKEGRGRARGGNTAGGPAPRVLVRPPPPGCPGQAVEVTTLEELLRYLHGPQPPRKEVEPPAAAPFTSRALPPEPAPAPTLFAGPCLLPRDCATPRRLDVPPEGKRPAPATRPALSAPAPRLGVGGSRRLPFSTHRAPPALLTRVPSGGPSRYSGGTGRHLLYLGRPEGHRGRALKRVDVEKPQVPLKPPLVGPSSQSAVPSGNHFNF from the exons ATGCCCCGTGAGCCCCGCTTCATGCCCTTGCTGCTACTGCTGTTGCTGCTCTCACTTCCCCACACCCAGGCTGCCTTTCCCCAGGACCCCCTCCCTCTGCTGACCTCTGACCTGCAAG GTATTTCCCCATTATCCTGGTTCCGGGGCCTGGAGGATGACGCTGTGGTTGCAGAACTTGGGCTGGACTTTCAGAGATTCCTGACCTTGAACCGGACCTTGCTAGTGGCTGCGCG GGATCACGTTTTCTCCTTTGATCTTCAAGCCCAAGAAGAAGGGGAGGGGCTAGTGCCCAACAAG TATCTAACATGGAGGAGTCAAGACATGGAGAACTGTGCCGTGCGGGGGAAGCTGACG GACGAGTGCTACAACTACATTCGTGTTCTCGTTCCCTGGGACTCCCAGACACTCCTTGCCTGTGGAACGAACTCATTCAGCCCCGTGTGCCGCAGCTATGGG ATAACTTCGCTGCAGCAGGAGGGTgaggagctgagcgggcaggctCGATGCCCCTTTGATGCCACCCAGTCCAACGTGGCCGTCTTTGCAG AGGGCAGCCTGTATTCAGCCACAGCCGCGGATTTCCAGGCCAGTGATGCTGTGGTTTACAGAAGCCTTGGGCCTCAGCCCCCACTCCGCTCCGCCAAGTACGACTCCAAGTGGCTCCGAG AGCCACACTTTGTCCACGCTTTGGAGCATGGAGACCATGTCTACTTCTTCTTCCGAGAAGTCTCTGTGGAGGACGCCCGGCTGGGGAGG GTACAGTTCTCCCGTGTGGCCCGTGTGTGTAAGCGTGACATGGGCGGCTCACCTCGGGCCTTGGACCGCCACTGGACATCTTTCCTGAAGCTGCGGCTCAACTGCTCTGTCCCTGGGGACTCTACCTTCTATTTTGACGTCTTACAGGCCTTGACAGGGCCTGTCAACTTGTATGGCCGCTCTGCTCTCTTTGGGGTCTTCACCACCCAGACCAATAG CATCCCCGGCTCTGCGGTCTGTGCCTTCTACCTGGATGATATTGAGCGTGGGTTTGAGGGAAAGTTCAAGGAGCAGAGGAGTCTGGATGGGGCCTGGACCCCTGTGTCTGAGGACAGGGTCCCCTCCCCGAG GCCAGGATCCTGTGCAGGAGTAGGTGTAGCTGCATTGTTCCCCTCTTCTCGAGACCTCCCTGATGATGTCCTGACCTTCATCAAGGCTCACCCACTCCTGGACCCTGCCGTGCCACCTGCCACCCATCAACCTCTGCTTACCTTCACCAGCAG GGCCCTACTGACCCAGGTAGCTGTGGATGGCATGGCTGGTCCTTACAGTAATACCACAGTCCTGTTCCTTGGCTCCAACGATGGGACAGTGCTGAAGGTGCTGCCCCCATGGGGGCAATCTGGGGGCCCTGAGCCCATTCTGTTGGAAGAGATCGATGCCTACAGCCCCTCCCG GTGCAGTGGGAAGCGGGCAGCCCAAACAGCACGGCGGGTCACAGGGCTGGAGCTGGACACTGAAGGTCACAGGCTCTTTGTGGCTTTTTCTGGCTGTATCATCTACCTCCCTCTCAGTCGATGTGCCCGGCATGGGGCCTGTCGGAG GAGCTGTCTGGCTTCTCAGGACCCATACTGTGGATGGGACAGCTCCAGAGGCTGTGTGGATATCAGGGGACCTGGTGG GATTGATGTGCATCCAGCTGGGAACCAGGAATCCATGGAGCATGATGACTGCCAAG ATGGAGCTACTGGGAGTCAGTCTGGCACAGGGGATTCTGCTTATG GCGTGCGACGGGACCTCCCGGCAGCCTCAGTCTCCCGCGCCGTCCCCATCCCACTCCTCCTGGCCTGTGTGGCCGCAGCCTTCGCCCTGGGCGCCTCGGTCTCTGGCCTCCTGGTCTCCTGCGCTTGTCGCCGCGCCCACAGACGTCGGAGCAAGGATATCGAGACTGCGGGGCTCCCGCGCCCTCTATCCCTTCGCAGCTTGGCCCGTCTGCACGGGGCGGGCCCAGAGCCGCAGCCAACGTCCAAGGACGGAGGGGGTGCACAGACACCCCAGCTCTACACCACCTTCCTGCCTCCTCCTGAGGGCGTAACCCCGCCGGAGCTGGCTTGCCTGCCCACCCCGGAGTCCACGCCGGAGCTGCCGGTCAAGCACCTCCGCCACGCCGGGGGTCCCTGGGAGTGGAACCAGAACGGGAACAACGCCAAGGAGGGCCGGGGCCGCGCCCGGGGCGGGAACACGGCGGGCGGCCCCGCGCCGCGCGTGCTGGTGAGGCCGCCGCCGCCCGGCTGTCCCGGGCAGGCCGTGGAAGTCACCACCCTGGAGGAACTGCTGCGCTATCTGCACGGCCCGCAGCCGCCCAGGAAGGAGGTCGAGCCCCCGGCCGCCGCCCCTTTCACCTCGCGGGCGCTGCCGCCCGAGCCCGCCCCGGCCCCCACCCTCTTTGCCGGCCCCTGCCTGCTCCCCCGGGACTGTGCCACGCCTCGGAGGCTGGACGTGCCCCCGGAGGGCAAGCGCCCGGCCCCCGCCACCCGGCCTGCTCTCTCCGCCCCAGCTCCCCGGCTCGGGGTGGGCGGCAGCCGGAGGTTGCCCTTCTCCACGCACCGTGCACCCCCCGCGCTGCTCACCCGAGTCCCTTCGGGAGGCCCCTCCAGGTACTCCGGGGGTACCGGGAGACACCTCCTGTACCTGGGCCGGCCTGAGGGGCACCGGGGCCGCGCCCTGAAGAGGGTGGATGTCGAGAAGCCCCAGGTGCCCCTGAAGCCTCCCCTCGTCGGGCCTTCCTCGCAGTCGGCCGTCCCTAGTGGCaaccattttaacttttaa
- the SEMA6C gene encoding semaphorin-6C isoform X3, whose protein sequence is MPREPRFMPLLLLLLLLSLPHTQAAFPQDPLPLLTSDLQGISPLSWFRGLEDDAVVAELGLDFQRFLTLNRTLLVAARDHVFSFDLQAQEEGEGLVPNKYLTWRSQDMENCAVRGKLTDECYNYIRVLVPWDSQTLLACGTNSFSPVCRSYGITSLQQEGEELSGQARCPFDATQSNVAVFAEPHFVHALEHGDHVYFFFREVSVEDARLGRVQFSRVARVCKRDMGGSPRALDRHWTSFLKLRLNCSVPGDSTFYFDVLQALTGPVNLYGRSALFGVFTTQTNSIPGSAVCAFYLDDIERGFEGKFKEQRSLDGAWTPVSEDRVPSPRPGSCAGVGVAALFPSSRDLPDDVLTFIKAHPLLDPAVPPATHQPLLTFTSRALLTQVAVDGMAGPYSNTTVLFLGSNDGTVLKVLPPWGQSGGPEPILLEEIDAYSPSRCSGKRAAQTARRVTGLELDTEGHRLFVAFSGCIIYLPLSRCARHGACRRSCLASQDPYCGWDSSRGCVDIRGPGGIDVHPAGNQESMEHDDCQDGATGSQSGTGDSAYVLLSPGPSPETPSPPSDAHPRPQSSTLGAHTQGVRRDLPAASVSRAVPIPLLLACVAAAFALGASVSGLLVSCACRRAHRRRSKDIETAGLPRPLSLRSLARLHGAGPEPQPTSKDGGGAQTPQLYTTFLPPPEGVTPPELACLPTPESTPELPVKHLRHAGGPWEWNQNGNNAKEGRGRARGGNTAGGPAPRVLVRPPPPGCPGQAVEVTTLEELLRYLHGPQPPRKEVEPPAAAPFTSRALPPEPAPAPTLFAGPCLLPRDCATPRRLDVPPEGKRPAPATRPALSAPAPRLGVGGSRRLPFSTHRAPPALLTRVPSGGPSRYSGGTGRHLLYLGRPEGHRGRALKRVDVEKPQVPLKPPLVGPSSQSAVPSGNHFNF, encoded by the exons ATGCCCCGTGAGCCCCGCTTCATGCCCTTGCTGCTACTGCTGTTGCTGCTCTCACTTCCCCACACCCAGGCTGCCTTTCCCCAGGACCCCCTCCCTCTGCTGACCTCTGACCTGCAAG GTATTTCCCCATTATCCTGGTTCCGGGGCCTGGAGGATGACGCTGTGGTTGCAGAACTTGGGCTGGACTTTCAGAGATTCCTGACCTTGAACCGGACCTTGCTAGTGGCTGCGCG GGATCACGTTTTCTCCTTTGATCTTCAAGCCCAAGAAGAAGGGGAGGGGCTAGTGCCCAACAAG TATCTAACATGGAGGAGTCAAGACATGGAGAACTGTGCCGTGCGGGGGAAGCTGACG GACGAGTGCTACAACTACATTCGTGTTCTCGTTCCCTGGGACTCCCAGACACTCCTTGCCTGTGGAACGAACTCATTCAGCCCCGTGTGCCGCAGCTATGGG ATAACTTCGCTGCAGCAGGAGGGTgaggagctgagcgggcaggctCGATGCCCCTTTGATGCCACCCAGTCCAACGTGGCCGTCTTTGCAG AGCCACACTTTGTCCACGCTTTGGAGCATGGAGACCATGTCTACTTCTTCTTCCGAGAAGTCTCTGTGGAGGACGCCCGGCTGGGGAGG GTACAGTTCTCCCGTGTGGCCCGTGTGTGTAAGCGTGACATGGGCGGCTCACCTCGGGCCTTGGACCGCCACTGGACATCTTTCCTGAAGCTGCGGCTCAACTGCTCTGTCCCTGGGGACTCTACCTTCTATTTTGACGTCTTACAGGCCTTGACAGGGCCTGTCAACTTGTATGGCCGCTCTGCTCTCTTTGGGGTCTTCACCACCCAGACCAATAG CATCCCCGGCTCTGCGGTCTGTGCCTTCTACCTGGATGATATTGAGCGTGGGTTTGAGGGAAAGTTCAAGGAGCAGAGGAGTCTGGATGGGGCCTGGACCCCTGTGTCTGAGGACAGGGTCCCCTCCCCGAG GCCAGGATCCTGTGCAGGAGTAGGTGTAGCTGCATTGTTCCCCTCTTCTCGAGACCTCCCTGATGATGTCCTGACCTTCATCAAGGCTCACCCACTCCTGGACCCTGCCGTGCCACCTGCCACCCATCAACCTCTGCTTACCTTCACCAGCAG GGCCCTACTGACCCAGGTAGCTGTGGATGGCATGGCTGGTCCTTACAGTAATACCACAGTCCTGTTCCTTGGCTCCAACGATGGGACAGTGCTGAAGGTGCTGCCCCCATGGGGGCAATCTGGGGGCCCTGAGCCCATTCTGTTGGAAGAGATCGATGCCTACAGCCCCTCCCG GTGCAGTGGGAAGCGGGCAGCCCAAACAGCACGGCGGGTCACAGGGCTGGAGCTGGACACTGAAGGTCACAGGCTCTTTGTGGCTTTTTCTGGCTGTATCATCTACCTCCCTCTCAGTCGATGTGCCCGGCATGGGGCCTGTCGGAG GAGCTGTCTGGCTTCTCAGGACCCATACTGTGGATGGGACAGCTCCAGAGGCTGTGTGGATATCAGGGGACCTGGTGG GATTGATGTGCATCCAGCTGGGAACCAGGAATCCATGGAGCATGATGACTGCCAAG ATGGAGCTACTGGGAGTCAGTCTGGCACAGGGGATTCTGCTTATG TGCTTCTGAGTCCTGGCCCTTCCCCTGAGACCCCAAGCCCCCCCAGTGATGCCCACCCCCGGCCCCAGTCTTCCACTCTTGGAGCTCACACTCAGG GCGTGCGACGGGACCTCCCGGCAGCCTCAGTCTCCCGCGCCGTCCCCATCCCACTCCTCCTGGCCTGTGTGGCCGCAGCCTTCGCCCTGGGCGCCTCGGTCTCTGGCCTCCTGGTCTCCTGCGCTTGTCGCCGCGCCCACAGACGTCGGAGCAAGGATATCGAGACTGCGGGGCTCCCGCGCCCTCTATCCCTTCGCAGCTTGGCCCGTCTGCACGGGGCGGGCCCAGAGCCGCAGCCAACGTCCAAGGACGGAGGGGGTGCACAGACACCCCAGCTCTACACCACCTTCCTGCCTCCTCCTGAGGGCGTAACCCCGCCGGAGCTGGCTTGCCTGCCCACCCCGGAGTCCACGCCGGAGCTGCCGGTCAAGCACCTCCGCCACGCCGGGGGTCCCTGGGAGTGGAACCAGAACGGGAACAACGCCAAGGAGGGCCGGGGCCGCGCCCGGGGCGGGAACACGGCGGGCGGCCCCGCGCCGCGCGTGCTGGTGAGGCCGCCGCCGCCCGGCTGTCCCGGGCAGGCCGTGGAAGTCACCACCCTGGAGGAACTGCTGCGCTATCTGCACGGCCCGCAGCCGCCCAGGAAGGAGGTCGAGCCCCCGGCCGCCGCCCCTTTCACCTCGCGGGCGCTGCCGCCCGAGCCCGCCCCGGCCCCCACCCTCTTTGCCGGCCCCTGCCTGCTCCCCCGGGACTGTGCCACGCCTCGGAGGCTGGACGTGCCCCCGGAGGGCAAGCGCCCGGCCCCCGCCACCCGGCCTGCTCTCTCCGCCCCAGCTCCCCGGCTCGGGGTGGGCGGCAGCCGGAGGTTGCCCTTCTCCACGCACCGTGCACCCCCCGCGCTGCTCACCCGAGTCCCTTCGGGAGGCCCCTCCAGGTACTCCGGGGGTACCGGGAGACACCTCCTGTACCTGGGCCGGCCTGAGGGGCACCGGGGCCGCGCCCTGAAGAGGGTGGATGTCGAGAAGCCCCAGGTGCCCCTGAAGCCTCCCCTCGTCGGGCCTTCCTCGCAGTCGGCCGTCCCTAGTGGCaaccattttaacttttaa
- the SEMA6C gene encoding semaphorin-6C isoform X1 has protein sequence MPREPRFMPLLLLLLLLSLPHTQAAFPQDPLPLLTSDLQGISPLSWFRGLEDDAVVAELGLDFQRFLTLNRTLLVAARDHVFSFDLQAQEEGEGLVPNKYLTWRSQDMENCAVRGKLTDECYNYIRVLVPWDSQTLLACGTNSFSPVCRSYGITSLQQEGEELSGQARCPFDATQSNVAVFAEGSLYSATAADFQASDAVVYRSLGPQPPLRSAKYDSKWLREPHFVHALEHGDHVYFFFREVSVEDARLGRVQFSRVARVCKRDMGGSPRALDRHWTSFLKLRLNCSVPGDSTFYFDVLQALTGPVNLYGRSALFGVFTTQTNSIPGSAVCAFYLDDIERGFEGKFKEQRSLDGAWTPVSEDRVPSPRPGSCAGVGVAALFPSSRDLPDDVLTFIKAHPLLDPAVPPATHQPLLTFTSRALLTQVAVDGMAGPYSNTTVLFLGSNDGTVLKVLPPWGQSGGPEPILLEEIDAYSPSRCSGKRAAQTARRVTGLELDTEGHRLFVAFSGCIIYLPLSRCARHGACRRSCLASQDPYCGWDSSRGCVDIRGPGGIDVHPAGNQESMEHDDCQDGATGSQSGTGDSAYVLLSPGPSPETPSPPSDAHPRPQSSTLGAHTQGVRRDLPAASVSRAVPIPLLLACVAAAFALGASVSGLLVSCACRRAHRRRSKDIETAGLPRPLSLRSLARLHGAGPEPQPTSKDGGGAQTPQLYTTFLPPPEGVTPPELACLPTPESTPELPVKHLRHAGGPWEWNQNGNNAKEGRGRARGGNTAGGPAPRVLVRPPPPGCPGQAVEVTTLEELLRYLHGPQPPRKEVEPPAAAPFTSRALPPEPAPAPTLFAGPCLLPRDCATPRRLDVPPEGKRPAPATRPALSAPAPRLGVGGSRRLPFSTHRAPPALLTRVPSGGPSRYSGGTGRHLLYLGRPEGHRGRALKRVDVEKPQVPLKPPLVGPSSQSAVPSGNHFNF, from the exons ATGCCCCGTGAGCCCCGCTTCATGCCCTTGCTGCTACTGCTGTTGCTGCTCTCACTTCCCCACACCCAGGCTGCCTTTCCCCAGGACCCCCTCCCTCTGCTGACCTCTGACCTGCAAG GTATTTCCCCATTATCCTGGTTCCGGGGCCTGGAGGATGACGCTGTGGTTGCAGAACTTGGGCTGGACTTTCAGAGATTCCTGACCTTGAACCGGACCTTGCTAGTGGCTGCGCG GGATCACGTTTTCTCCTTTGATCTTCAAGCCCAAGAAGAAGGGGAGGGGCTAGTGCCCAACAAG TATCTAACATGGAGGAGTCAAGACATGGAGAACTGTGCCGTGCGGGGGAAGCTGACG GACGAGTGCTACAACTACATTCGTGTTCTCGTTCCCTGGGACTCCCAGACACTCCTTGCCTGTGGAACGAACTCATTCAGCCCCGTGTGCCGCAGCTATGGG ATAACTTCGCTGCAGCAGGAGGGTgaggagctgagcgggcaggctCGATGCCCCTTTGATGCCACCCAGTCCAACGTGGCCGTCTTTGCAG AGGGCAGCCTGTATTCAGCCACAGCCGCGGATTTCCAGGCCAGTGATGCTGTGGTTTACAGAAGCCTTGGGCCTCAGCCCCCACTCCGCTCCGCCAAGTACGACTCCAAGTGGCTCCGAG AGCCACACTTTGTCCACGCTTTGGAGCATGGAGACCATGTCTACTTCTTCTTCCGAGAAGTCTCTGTGGAGGACGCCCGGCTGGGGAGG GTACAGTTCTCCCGTGTGGCCCGTGTGTGTAAGCGTGACATGGGCGGCTCACCTCGGGCCTTGGACCGCCACTGGACATCTTTCCTGAAGCTGCGGCTCAACTGCTCTGTCCCTGGGGACTCTACCTTCTATTTTGACGTCTTACAGGCCTTGACAGGGCCTGTCAACTTGTATGGCCGCTCTGCTCTCTTTGGGGTCTTCACCACCCAGACCAATAG CATCCCCGGCTCTGCGGTCTGTGCCTTCTACCTGGATGATATTGAGCGTGGGTTTGAGGGAAAGTTCAAGGAGCAGAGGAGTCTGGATGGGGCCTGGACCCCTGTGTCTGAGGACAGGGTCCCCTCCCCGAG GCCAGGATCCTGTGCAGGAGTAGGTGTAGCTGCATTGTTCCCCTCTTCTCGAGACCTCCCTGATGATGTCCTGACCTTCATCAAGGCTCACCCACTCCTGGACCCTGCCGTGCCACCTGCCACCCATCAACCTCTGCTTACCTTCACCAGCAG GGCCCTACTGACCCAGGTAGCTGTGGATGGCATGGCTGGTCCTTACAGTAATACCACAGTCCTGTTCCTTGGCTCCAACGATGGGACAGTGCTGAAGGTGCTGCCCCCATGGGGGCAATCTGGGGGCCCTGAGCCCATTCTGTTGGAAGAGATCGATGCCTACAGCCCCTCCCG GTGCAGTGGGAAGCGGGCAGCCCAAACAGCACGGCGGGTCACAGGGCTGGAGCTGGACACTGAAGGTCACAGGCTCTTTGTGGCTTTTTCTGGCTGTATCATCTACCTCCCTCTCAGTCGATGTGCCCGGCATGGGGCCTGTCGGAG GAGCTGTCTGGCTTCTCAGGACCCATACTGTGGATGGGACAGCTCCAGAGGCTGTGTGGATATCAGGGGACCTGGTGG GATTGATGTGCATCCAGCTGGGAACCAGGAATCCATGGAGCATGATGACTGCCAAG ATGGAGCTACTGGGAGTCAGTCTGGCACAGGGGATTCTGCTTATG TGCTTCTGAGTCCTGGCCCTTCCCCTGAGACCCCAAGCCCCCCCAGTGATGCCCACCCCCGGCCCCAGTCTTCCACTCTTGGAGCTCACACTCAGG GCGTGCGACGGGACCTCCCGGCAGCCTCAGTCTCCCGCGCCGTCCCCATCCCACTCCTCCTGGCCTGTGTGGCCGCAGCCTTCGCCCTGGGCGCCTCGGTCTCTGGCCTCCTGGTCTCCTGCGCTTGTCGCCGCGCCCACAGACGTCGGAGCAAGGATATCGAGACTGCGGGGCTCCCGCGCCCTCTATCCCTTCGCAGCTTGGCCCGTCTGCACGGGGCGGGCCCAGAGCCGCAGCCAACGTCCAAGGACGGAGGGGGTGCACAGACACCCCAGCTCTACACCACCTTCCTGCCTCCTCCTGAGGGCGTAACCCCGCCGGAGCTGGCTTGCCTGCCCACCCCGGAGTCCACGCCGGAGCTGCCGGTCAAGCACCTCCGCCACGCCGGGGGTCCCTGGGAGTGGAACCAGAACGGGAACAACGCCAAGGAGGGCCGGGGCCGCGCCCGGGGCGGGAACACGGCGGGCGGCCCCGCGCCGCGCGTGCTGGTGAGGCCGCCGCCGCCCGGCTGTCCCGGGCAGGCCGTGGAAGTCACCACCCTGGAGGAACTGCTGCGCTATCTGCACGGCCCGCAGCCGCCCAGGAAGGAGGTCGAGCCCCCGGCCGCCGCCCCTTTCACCTCGCGGGCGCTGCCGCCCGAGCCCGCCCCGGCCCCCACCCTCTTTGCCGGCCCCTGCCTGCTCCCCCGGGACTGTGCCACGCCTCGGAGGCTGGACGTGCCCCCGGAGGGCAAGCGCCCGGCCCCCGCCACCCGGCCTGCTCTCTCCGCCCCAGCTCCCCGGCTCGGGGTGGGCGGCAGCCGGAGGTTGCCCTTCTCCACGCACCGTGCACCCCCCGCGCTGCTCACCCGAGTCCCTTCGGGAGGCCCCTCCAGGTACTCCGGGGGTACCGGGAGACACCTCCTGTACCTGGGCCGGCCTGAGGGGCACCGGGGCCGCGCCCTGAAGAGGGTGGATGTCGAGAAGCCCCAGGTGCCCCTGAAGCCTCCCCTCGTCGGGCCTTCCTCGCAGTCGGCCGTCCCTAGTGGCaaccattttaacttttaa